One genomic window of Polyangium aurulentum includes the following:
- a CDS encoding TetR/AcrR family transcriptional regulator, with protein sequence MTRNDDESVEVEPAQPGRKRDPSRDAKILDATLEVLAEVGAAGLTMDLVAARAGAGKATIYRRWTSKTELVIDAVAHMKRNQVDLEHLPDTGTLRGDLLGLFKPQSLEESERRLEIMTGLASLLSQEQALAEAANAAVVQPWAEAHFALMQRAAARGEISASADIGTLSQVIPSMAAYRTLVQRKPFDLAFLVSMVDGVIMPALRNQPSDVKSPSPRRAASVRTRSKP encoded by the coding sequence ATGACTCGAAACGATGACGAGTCCGTCGAGGTGGAGCCTGCACAGCCAGGGCGCAAGCGAGACCCCTCGCGAGACGCCAAGATCCTCGACGCCACGCTCGAGGTCCTCGCCGAGGTGGGCGCGGCAGGCTTGACCATGGACCTGGTGGCCGCGCGGGCCGGGGCCGGGAAGGCGACCATCTATCGTCGCTGGACCTCGAAGACGGAATTGGTCATCGACGCCGTCGCGCACATGAAGCGCAATCAGGTCGATCTCGAGCATCTGCCCGACACGGGCACGCTCCGCGGAGACCTCCTCGGCTTGTTCAAGCCGCAGTCGCTCGAAGAAAGCGAGCGCAGGCTCGAGATCATGACTGGGCTCGCCTCGCTGCTCTCGCAAGAGCAGGCGCTCGCCGAGGCAGCAAACGCCGCAGTGGTCCAACCGTGGGCCGAAGCGCATTTCGCGCTGATGCAGCGAGCTGCCGCGCGGGGCGAGATCTCGGCGTCCGCCGACATCGGCACGCTGTCCCAGGTCATCCCGTCGATGGCCGCCTACCGCACGCTGGTCCAGCGCAAGCCGTTCGACTTGGCCTTTCTCGTGTCGATGGTCGACGGAGTCATCATGCCGGCCCTCCGGAATCAGCCCTCCGACGTGAAATCCCCGTCGCCCCGACGGGCCGCGAGCGTGCGGACACGCTCGAAACCCTGA
- a CDS encoding VOC family protein, producing MTVSVTNHLNFRGDARAALEFYHSVFGGDITIVTYKDAQNVQAPSEADQVMWGQVVAKNGFRVMAYDVPSRMPWEQGKNAFFVSVRGDSAAEIAALWEKLSAGATIAQPLAPSGWTPLYGMLEDRFGITWVVDVATEYKPS from the coding sequence ATGACCGTGAGCGTCACCAACCACCTCAATTTCCGTGGCGATGCCCGAGCCGCGCTGGAGTTCTACCATTCCGTGTTCGGCGGTGACATCACCATCGTCACCTACAAGGATGCCCAAAACGTCCAGGCTCCGTCGGAGGCCGATCAGGTGATGTGGGGCCAGGTCGTCGCCAAGAACGGCTTCCGCGTGATGGCTTATGACGTGCCCTCCCGGATGCCATGGGAGCAGGGCAAGAACGCGTTCTTCGTCTCGGTCCGCGGCGACTCGGCCGCCGAAATCGCCGCGCTCTGGGAGAAGCTCTCCGCTGGCGCGACCATCGCACAGCCCCTGGCGCCGTCTGGATGGACGCCCCTGTACGGTATGCTCGAGGATCGCTTCGGCATCACGTGGGTCGTGGATGTCGCGACGGAGTACAAGCCGTCCTGA
- a CDS encoding SDR family NAD(P)-dependent oxidoreductase, translating into MTQSFGATSTTDEVLEGRDLGGKRILVTGVSAGLGVETARALVAHGAHVVGTARNLEKAESATRGVRAASAGSGRLELMELDLASLASVRRCADDLRRQGKPFDVLIANAGVMACPFGLTEDGFELQFGTNHLGHFVLVNRIASLLRAGSRVVSLSSSGHRYADVYLDDPHFERTHYEPFVAYGRSKTANVLFAVELDRRLRERGARATAVHPGVIETELGRHLPDDALSTFVAQTNAVLAARGERPFALKTIPQGAATSVWAGVVAEADEVGGRYCENCHVTARVTLDPIDPISEGVRPYALDLDRAAALWSKSEALVRERF; encoded by the coding sequence ATGACCCAGTCCTTTGGGGCGACGTCGACCACGGACGAAGTGCTCGAGGGCCGTGATCTCGGCGGCAAACGCATCCTGGTCACCGGCGTGTCGGCCGGCCTCGGCGTCGAGACGGCGCGCGCGCTCGTCGCCCACGGCGCCCACGTCGTGGGCACCGCGCGTAACCTCGAGAAAGCGGAATCCGCGACCCGCGGGGTGCGCGCGGCAAGTGCCGGATCCGGACGGCTCGAGTTGATGGAGCTGGACCTCGCTTCGCTGGCCAGCGTGCGCCGCTGCGCCGACGACTTGCGGAGGCAAGGGAAGCCGTTCGACGTCCTCATCGCCAACGCCGGTGTGATGGCGTGCCCGTTCGGCCTGACCGAAGACGGGTTCGAGCTGCAATTCGGCACGAACCATCTCGGGCATTTCGTGCTCGTCAACCGGATCGCGTCCTTGCTTCGGGCGGGCTCGAGGGTGGTGTCTCTTTCGTCCTCGGGACATCGCTACGCGGACGTCTACCTGGACGATCCTCATTTCGAGCGCACGCATTACGAGCCGTTCGTCGCCTACGGGCGTTCCAAGACCGCGAACGTCCTGTTCGCGGTGGAGCTCGATCGACGCCTCCGCGAGCGCGGGGCGCGCGCCACCGCCGTGCATCCGGGCGTCATCGAGACCGAGCTCGGGCGTCACCTCCCCGACGACGCCCTATCGACCTTCGTCGCGCAAACCAATGCGGTGCTCGCTGCTCGAGGGGAACGGCCATTCGCTCTCAAGACGATTCCCCAAGGCGCGGCGACCTCGGTCTGGGCTGGAGTGGTGGCCGAGGCGGACGAGGTTGGAGGCCGCTACTGCGAAAACTGCCACGTCACCGCGAGGGTGACCCTCGACCCGATCGATCCCATCAGCGAAGGGGTCCGGCCCTATGCGCTCGATCTGGATCGGGCAGCAGCGCTCTGGTCGAAGAGCGAAGCATTGGTCCGCGAGCGCTTCTGA
- a CDS encoding DUF389 domain-containing protein, whose protein sequence is MAASSEQPIRDLIAGVQDRIAAAFGIEPADREQTVAAMLHRGREAAGYWLQLLLAMGIATLGLILGSTAAVIGAMLISPLMSPIVELGMGLATGSPLLVMRSFARTAVSIAVVIACATALTLAMPFTEETPEIAARTAPTALDLLIAIFCAIAAAYTTVRAGSDKISTAAGTAIGISLVPPLCVVGYGIGTTTSRIAGGAALLFTANFCAILLVAVLCFLLVGYGLVGIGALERAELAHPDDDTAIRKVARALQSVFISKYGPALRVLMPLLLVAAVYAPLRRALIEVTWEVRSRAAIQKMFASLPQAAVRSSVTLEHHTVIVRLVTLGRAEDAAKLERELADKIADATGVVPTVDVIAVPDATALEAVAMALDAKEVAVAAPAPGLDVGRVRDDLSGAIARAWPTPAGPLLRWRIVFPESGPLTLELVHAGSALGEAGTMLLGQAIAKDIGAEVAVRDVPISLEPIVAEPGAGLTWLSAALRALQPVDDLEPLWGCVEVPKPPKGGPSKDTEAITAALRATPAFREGRMHLGEGPRWRAVVATSPCSRPAEPLPDGGAPK, encoded by the coding sequence ATGGCAGCATCGAGCGAGCAGCCCATCCGTGATCTCATCGCAGGCGTGCAGGACCGCATCGCCGCGGCGTTCGGCATCGAGCCTGCCGATCGCGAGCAGACCGTTGCGGCGATGCTGCACCGAGGCAGAGAGGCTGCTGGCTACTGGCTGCAGCTCTTGCTCGCAATGGGGATCGCGACCCTCGGCCTCATCCTCGGCAGCACCGCGGCGGTCATCGGCGCAATGCTCATTTCGCCGCTCATGAGCCCCATCGTCGAGCTCGGCATGGGGCTCGCGACCGGCTCGCCGCTGCTCGTGATGCGCTCCTTCGCGCGCACCGCCGTCAGCATTGCCGTCGTCATCGCGTGCGCGACGGCGCTGACGCTCGCGATGCCGTTCACCGAGGAGACGCCCGAGATCGCGGCCCGCACCGCTCCCACCGCGCTCGATTTGCTGATCGCAATCTTCTGCGCCATCGCCGCCGCGTACACCACGGTTCGCGCGGGCTCGGACAAGATCTCCACTGCGGCGGGCACGGCCATCGGCATCTCGCTCGTGCCTCCGCTCTGCGTCGTGGGCTACGGCATCGGCACCACGACGAGCCGCATCGCGGGCGGCGCGGCGCTCCTGTTCACCGCGAATTTCTGCGCGATCCTCCTCGTCGCTGTGCTCTGCTTCTTGCTCGTCGGCTATGGCTTGGTGGGCATCGGCGCGCTCGAGCGCGCCGAGCTCGCGCACCCCGACGACGACACCGCCATTCGCAAGGTGGCCCGCGCCCTGCAATCGGTCTTCATCTCGAAGTACGGGCCGGCGCTGCGCGTCTTGATGCCTCTCTTGCTGGTCGCGGCGGTATACGCGCCGCTGCGCCGCGCGCTCATCGAGGTCACCTGGGAGGTGCGCTCCCGCGCCGCGATCCAGAAGATGTTCGCCTCGCTGCCCCAGGCGGCGGTGCGATCGAGCGTGACCCTCGAGCACCACACGGTCATCGTCCGGCTCGTCACGCTGGGGCGCGCCGAGGACGCGGCGAAGCTCGAGCGCGAGCTCGCAGACAAGATCGCCGACGCGACGGGCGTGGTCCCGACGGTGGACGTCATTGCGGTGCCGGACGCCACCGCGCTCGAGGCGGTGGCCATGGCGCTCGACGCCAAGGAAGTCGCCGTCGCCGCGCCCGCGCCGGGGCTGGACGTCGGGCGCGTCCGCGACGATCTGTCGGGCGCGATCGCGCGCGCATGGCCTACACCTGCCGGGCCGCTGCTTCGCTGGCGCATCGTGTTCCCGGAAAGCGGGCCGCTCACGCTCGAGCTCGTGCACGCGGGCTCCGCGCTCGGCGAGGCGGGCACGATGCTGCTGGGTCAGGCCATTGCGAAGGATATCGGGGCGGAGGTGGCAGTGCGCGACGTACCCATCTCGCTCGAGCCGATCGTCGCGGAGCCCGGGGCCGGGCTCACGTGGCTTTCGGCTGCGCTGCGCGCCCTCCAGCCCGTCGATGATCTCGAGCCCTTGTGGGGCTGCGTGGAGGTCCCGAAGCCGCCGAAGGGCGGGCCGTCCAAGGACACCGAGGCCATCACGGCGGCGCTGCGCGCCACGCCCGCGTTTCGCGAGGGGCGAATGCACCTTGGTGAAGGGCCACGATGGCGCGCTGTCGTCGCGACCTCGCCTTGCTCGCGCCCGGCCGAGCCCTTGCCCGATGGAGGAGCGCCCAAGTAG
- a CDS encoding alpha/beta hydrolase family protein: MRLLESILLAVVAATLLSTLSLGQKRPRPTLGLCALGALIALLQAALEGARWQIVPAQALLVLVAVAALLSFRRPAEDARKRKRWPRLLAITLGLLILASSAALAFVLPVFSLESPTGPHAVGVSTFEWTDSSRPEVRSTDPSARRALVVKLWYPATPPPGAEPARYLDPRVAAGIAGGLRLPGFVLGHLALVSTHSVPGAPLAPSDAPFPVLLFSHGLRMHSDLSQFQAEELASHGYVVVGINHTYDAAFTLFRDGTSVTFDAWEHMGSQKDMDKYISQRLPVWVEDARFVLDRLAALKDEDPRFAGRLDLTRVGHFGHSMGGAAALAALAADPRFRAGLNLDGALFGVSADAKPSQPFMLVTGEKLKATDRQLQRMGMTRADFDGFVADMEQRWKRSISEPSGPRYRLEMQSAGHMELSDASLILTVMPGSMPPRRAHRVVNDYTLAFFDTHLEGAASPLLNGPAVEPTVEFTAFSR; encoded by the coding sequence ATGCGCCTCCTCGAGTCCATCCTGCTCGCCGTCGTCGCGGCGACGCTGCTTTCGACCTTGTCACTGGGCCAGAAGCGTCCTCGACCGACCCTCGGCCTCTGCGCCCTGGGAGCGCTGATCGCCCTCCTCCAGGCCGCGCTCGAGGGAGCACGGTGGCAGATCGTCCCGGCCCAGGCTCTGCTCGTCCTCGTCGCGGTCGCCGCGCTCCTTTCGTTCCGCCGCCCCGCGGAGGACGCGAGAAAACGTAAGCGGTGGCCGCGTCTCCTGGCGATCACCTTGGGTCTTCTGATCCTGGCTTCGTCCGCTGCGCTCGCATTCGTGCTCCCCGTCTTCTCCCTCGAATCCCCCACCGGCCCCCACGCGGTGGGCGTCTCGACGTTCGAATGGACCGATTCATCCCGCCCGGAGGTGCGCTCGACGGACCCGAGCGCCCGCCGCGCGCTCGTGGTAAAACTCTGGTATCCGGCGACGCCCCCGCCCGGAGCCGAGCCCGCGCGTTACCTCGATCCGCGCGTGGCTGCCGGCATCGCGGGCGGGCTGCGTTTGCCCGGGTTTGTCCTCGGGCACCTCGCGCTCGTGTCCACGCACAGCGTCCCGGGGGCCCCGCTCGCGCCAAGCGACGCGCCTTTTCCCGTCCTGCTCTTCTCGCACGGACTGCGGATGCATTCGGATCTGAGTCAGTTCCAGGCCGAGGAGCTGGCGAGCCACGGGTACGTCGTGGTGGGGATCAACCACACGTACGACGCAGCTTTCACCCTGTTCCGCGATGGGACGTCCGTCACCTTCGATGCCTGGGAGCACATGGGCAGCCAGAAGGACATGGACAAGTACATCAGCCAGCGGCTCCCGGTATGGGTCGAGGATGCGCGCTTCGTCCTCGATCGACTCGCGGCCTTGAAGGACGAAGATCCCCGCTTCGCAGGGCGCCTCGATCTCACGCGCGTCGGTCATTTCGGTCATTCGATGGGAGGCGCCGCAGCGCTGGCCGCGCTGGCCGCCGATCCACGCTTCCGGGCAGGCCTGAACCTCGACGGCGCGCTCTTCGGCGTCTCCGCGGATGCGAAGCCTTCCCAGCCCTTCATGCTCGTGACGGGGGAAAAATTGAAGGCCACGGACCGTCAGCTCCAGCGGATGGGCATGACGCGGGCAGACTTCGATGGCTTCGTTGCCGATATGGAGCAGCGCTGGAAGCGATCGATATCGGAGCCGTCCGGACCGCGATATCGCTTGGAGATGCAGAGCGCCGGGCACATGGAGCTCTCGGACGCGTCGCTGATCCTCACGGTGATGCCCGGATCCATGCCGCCCCGCCGCGCCCACCGCGTCGTGAACGATTACACGCTGGCGTTCTTCGATACCCACCTCGAGGGAGCGGCGAGCCCCTTGCTGAACGGTCCGGCCGTGGAGCCCACGGTCGAATTCACTGCGTTCTCCCGGTGA
- a CDS encoding calcium/sodium antiporter — translation MTSPWIQLLGGGVLLYFGAEWFVGGASALALALRVPQILVGLTVVAYGTSSPEVIVGVQAARGGHGEVALGNVIGSNIVNIGLILGVAALIKPARVDGALRRRELPMLVVSTLLVPVLLLDGAVRRWEAAGLLLVAIAYTGWMIHAARTASVLAEARADAIAAEAAADAAGAPKPGGALRAAVTAGFGLLILLVGGDLFVDGAVLVAHVLGMSDRLVGLTVVAVGTSLPELVTGAIAARRGHADIAIGNVVGSNIFNVFLCLGAAALAGPVHAPLPTLGLDLAALLVMTALGAAYIRSERTLSRLEGALAVGLYVAFTVVTVVRG, via the coding sequence ATGACGAGCCCGTGGATTCAGCTCCTCGGGGGCGGGGTGCTCCTGTACTTCGGCGCAGAGTGGTTCGTCGGTGGCGCGTCCGCTCTGGCCCTTGCCTTGCGTGTGCCGCAGATCCTCGTTGGCCTCACCGTCGTCGCATACGGAACGTCGTCGCCCGAGGTCATCGTGGGGGTGCAGGCGGCCCGTGGAGGGCACGGCGAGGTGGCGCTCGGGAACGTCATAGGTTCGAACATCGTGAACATCGGCTTGATTCTCGGCGTCGCGGCGCTGATCAAGCCAGCGCGGGTGGACGGGGCGTTGCGAAGGCGCGAGCTACCCATGCTCGTCGTGAGCACGTTGCTCGTTCCGGTGTTGTTGCTCGACGGCGCCGTGCGCCGCTGGGAAGCGGCAGGGCTGCTCCTCGTTGCCATCGCCTACACCGGCTGGATGATCCACGCCGCGCGCACCGCTTCGGTGCTCGCAGAGGCCAGGGCGGATGCGATCGCCGCCGAGGCGGCTGCCGATGCGGCGGGCGCCCCCAAGCCCGGGGGCGCCTTGCGCGCCGCGGTGACGGCCGGCTTCGGATTGTTGATCCTGCTCGTCGGCGGCGACCTCTTCGTCGACGGCGCGGTCCTGGTGGCGCATGTGCTCGGAATGAGCGATCGGCTCGTCGGTCTCACCGTCGTCGCGGTTGGGACCTCGCTGCCGGAGCTCGTGACGGGCGCGATCGCCGCTCGGCGCGGGCACGCGGACATCGCCATCGGCAATGTCGTGGGCTCCAACATCTTCAACGTATTCCTCTGCCTGGGCGCGGCCGCGCTGGCGGGCCCGGTGCATGCGCCGCTGCCGACGCTCGGGTTGGATCTCGCGGCTCTCCTCGTGATGACGGCCCTCGGGGCGGCGTACATCCGGAGCGAACGGACCCTCTCGCGCCTGGAAGGCGCGCTCGCGGTCGGCCTTTACGTCGCGTTCACCGTCGTCACCGTGGTGAGAGGCTGA
- the nhaA gene encoding Na+/H+ antiporter NhaA — translation MSTESSLGRSPLPVSPPEAWEPLLRFTRLARRPLERFLGIEAASGILLLVAAAVALVWANSPWAESYVHLWHTPLGVRVGAFTFERPLEWVVNDGLMVIFFFVVGMEIRREIHHGELSEWRRAALPAAAALGGMLAPAGLYLIFAGAPATRSGWGVPMATDIAFAVGILTLLGKRVPAALRVLLLALAVIDDLGAIVVIALFYSSGVSSSGLLVAAAGFGGVLAMQRFGVRTKLAYVPPSIVAWAGIYVAGVHPTIAGVLVGLVTPVRAWLGPDGFVVGVREKLEHLAKTSTDTLSSHELAETLRHVDVARREAMSPAESLIETLHPWVAFGIMPVFALANAGVRISGGSLDPTSWRVLTAVAVGLVVGKPIGVLLASWIALRLRLGTLPLGMGLRHLVVLGVVAGVGFTMALFIAQLGFSDASLLAAAKLGVLAASGCAAIGGLVLGRLLLTPVRTAGSAQTADEAESSTEA, via the coding sequence ATGTCGACGGAGAGCTCACTGGGGCGAAGCCCCCTGCCTGTGTCGCCTCCCGAGGCCTGGGAGCCGCTCTTGCGCTTCACGCGGCTCGCGCGTCGTCCTCTCGAGCGCTTCCTCGGGATCGAGGCCGCGAGCGGCATCTTGCTCCTCGTCGCGGCGGCCGTCGCGCTCGTCTGGGCAAACTCTCCCTGGGCCGAGAGCTACGTCCACCTCTGGCACACCCCTCTCGGGGTTCGCGTCGGCGCGTTCACCTTCGAGCGCCCGCTCGAGTGGGTCGTCAACGACGGCCTGATGGTGATCTTCTTCTTCGTCGTGGGGATGGAGATCCGACGCGAAATTCACCATGGCGAGCTCTCCGAGTGGCGACGAGCGGCGCTCCCCGCCGCGGCTGCGCTGGGCGGCATGCTCGCTCCGGCGGGGCTCTACCTGATCTTTGCCGGCGCCCCCGCGACCCGGTCGGGGTGGGGGGTCCCGATGGCGACCGACATCGCCTTCGCCGTCGGCATCCTCACGCTGCTCGGCAAGCGCGTCCCTGCAGCGCTGCGCGTGCTCCTGCTCGCGCTCGCTGTCATCGACGACCTCGGGGCCATCGTGGTCATCGCGCTGTTCTACTCGTCGGGGGTCTCGTCCTCGGGGCTGCTCGTCGCCGCAGCAGGCTTCGGCGGGGTGCTCGCGATGCAGCGGTTCGGCGTGCGCACCAAGCTGGCGTATGTCCCGCCGTCCATCGTCGCGTGGGCCGGCATTTACGTGGCCGGCGTTCACCCCACGATCGCCGGTGTGCTCGTCGGGCTCGTGACGCCGGTGCGCGCGTGGCTCGGGCCGGACGGGTTCGTCGTCGGGGTTCGCGAGAAGCTCGAGCACCTCGCGAAGACCTCGACGGATACGCTGTCCTCCCACGAGCTCGCGGAGACCTTGCGTCACGTGGACGTCGCGCGCCGTGAAGCCATGTCGCCCGCCGAGAGCCTCATCGAGACCCTGCATCCGTGGGTGGCCTTCGGCATCATGCCCGTGTTCGCGCTCGCCAATGCGGGGGTCCGGATATCGGGGGGCTCGCTCGATCCCACCTCGTGGCGTGTCCTGACCGCCGTGGCCGTGGGCCTCGTGGTGGGCAAGCCGATCGGCGTGCTCCTCGCGAGCTGGATCGCGCTGCGCCTGCGGCTGGGGACGCTCCCGCTGGGCATGGGCCTGCGGCACCTGGTCGTGCTGGGTGTCGTCGCTGGTGTGGGGTTCACGATGGCGCTGTTCATCGCGCAGCTCGGCTTCTCGGACGCCTCGCTGCTCGCTGCGGCGAAGCTCGGTGTGCTGGCGGCGAGCGGCTGTGCGGCGATCGGCGGCCTCGTCCTCGGTCGGCTGCTCCTCACGCCGGTGAGGACGGCAGGCTCGGCGCAGACCGCCGACGAGGCGGAGAGCTCGACGGAGGCGTGA
- a CDS encoding WD40 repeat domain-containing protein codes for MGSYDLEGVPRPRAPWASWSRRTRLLACAGLASAGLAGALGARVLLAEPARMALHRGASAWMAAREARAQKAEDGALDRYGADPRQALQFLLLSDDLSFRPGWEKMVRTLARRLKDRPIEPEVIDIGQHVEAVAFSGDGRHAAYVRGEKTVVIVDLDHPDEPRSFNREGRVHSVAMSADGEYVYTVSGDGDVVVQSESGAKARRRLHIPGASSPPVVFSADGRRVAFGDSKPSHSEREHFVRVWDVEGGREIAVLRGHEDSIRAIAWSPDGQRLATASADRTARIWPLDGGNPVVLRGHAQAVSGVAWSPDGQRLVTGAMDSTVQIFRASGERERMLEGHRRRIAHVAWSPAGGRIATSSWDGTLRIWDVRGGGEPFILETDLDTLAMHCSPDGARLFLSSRSTTDARIEVYTIPPHLLRERLRARVGCLPVDMRKKHLEESEDEARRAHEACVREHP; via the coding sequence ATGGGCTCCTATGATCTGGAAGGCGTGCCGAGGCCGCGCGCACCGTGGGCCTCCTGGTCGCGCCGCACGCGGCTCCTGGCCTGCGCCGGGCTCGCGAGCGCCGGGCTCGCGGGCGCGCTCGGGGCGCGGGTTCTGCTCGCGGAGCCCGCGCGCATGGCACTACATCGGGGCGCGTCAGCGTGGATGGCTGCGCGGGAGGCAAGGGCCCAGAAGGCCGAGGACGGCGCGCTCGATAGGTACGGAGCTGATCCGCGCCAGGCATTGCAGTTCTTGCTCCTCTCGGACGACCTCTCCTTCCGGCCGGGCTGGGAGAAGATGGTCCGCACTCTCGCGCGCAGGCTCAAGGACAGGCCCATCGAGCCCGAGGTGATCGATATTGGCCAGCACGTCGAGGCCGTCGCCTTCAGCGGCGATGGTCGACACGCGGCGTATGTCCGAGGGGAGAAAACGGTCGTCATCGTGGATCTCGACCATCCCGACGAACCGCGCTCGTTCAATCGCGAGGGCCGCGTGCACTCCGTGGCCATGAGCGCCGATGGCGAGTATGTCTATACCGTGTCGGGGGACGGGGACGTCGTCGTGCAGAGCGAGAGCGGGGCGAAGGCGCGCAGGAGGTTGCACATCCCTGGCGCATCGTCGCCCCCCGTGGTCTTCAGCGCGGATGGCCGGCGCGTCGCCTTCGGTGACAGCAAGCCTTCGCACTCCGAGCGAGAGCACTTCGTGCGCGTCTGGGACGTGGAGGGCGGACGCGAGATTGCGGTGCTCCGGGGCCACGAGGACTCGATCCGCGCAATTGCGTGGAGCCCCGACGGCCAGCGCCTCGCGACGGCGTCGGCCGATCGGACGGCGCGGATCTGGCCCCTCGACGGCGGTAATCCCGTGGTGCTCCGCGGGCATGCTCAGGCGGTGAGCGGGGTCGCGTGGAGCCCCGACGGCCAGCGCCTCGTGACGGGCGCGATGGATTCGACGGTGCAGATCTTCCGCGCGAGCGGAGAACGTGAGCGGATGCTCGAGGGTCATAGGCGAAGGATCGCCCACGTCGCGTGGAGCCCCGCTGGAGGTCGCATTGCCACCTCGTCCTGGGACGGGACGCTGCGGATCTGGGATGTGCGAGGAGGCGGCGAGCCCTTCATCTTGGAGACCGACCTGGACACGCTCGCCATGCACTGCAGCCCCGACGGCGCGCGGCTCTTTTTATCGAGCCGCAGCACGACGGACGCGCGTATCGAGGTATACACGATCCCGCCGCACTTGCTCCGGGAGCGGCTGCGCGCCCGCGTCGGCTGCTTGCCCGTCGATATGCGCAAGAAGCACCTCGAAGAGAGCGAGGACGAGGCGCGCCGTGCGCACGAGGCGTGCGTGCGGGAGCATCCATAG